Proteins found in one Tumebacillus sp. BK434 genomic segment:
- a CDS encoding amino acid ABC transporter ATP-binding protein, giving the protein MIKVEQLYKSFGKLDVLKDISTEIKKGEVVAVIGPSGSGKSTFLRCLNLLEMPSSGKIYIDGQDITTAGKNEIMKVRQNVGMVFQHFHLFPHMTVLDNMTYAPIKVKGMSKDKAREKARELLMRVGLVDKADVYPTKLSGGQKQRVAIARSLAMEPEALLFDEPTSALDPEMVKEVLDVMKALAHTGITMAIVTHEMGFAREVANRILFLDEGRLVEDRTPDEFFANPQSERAKQFLQKML; this is encoded by the coding sequence GTGATTAAGGTGGAGCAGCTCTACAAATCGTTTGGCAAACTGGACGTGTTAAAAGACATCTCCACAGAGATCAAGAAGGGGGAGGTCGTCGCCGTCATCGGTCCGTCCGGGTCGGGGAAATCGACTTTCCTGCGCTGCCTCAACCTGCTGGAGATGCCGTCGTCAGGCAAGATCTACATCGACGGCCAGGACATCACCACCGCCGGCAAAAACGAGATCATGAAAGTCAGGCAGAATGTCGGGATGGTGTTTCAGCATTTTCACCTCTTCCCGCACATGACGGTGCTCGACAACATGACCTACGCGCCGATCAAAGTCAAAGGCATGTCCAAAGACAAGGCGCGGGAAAAGGCGCGCGAGCTGCTCATGCGCGTGGGACTTGTCGACAAAGCGGACGTCTACCCGACCAAGCTGTCCGGCGGGCAGAAGCAGCGCGTGGCGATCGCCCGGTCGCTGGCGATGGAGCCGGAAGCTCTGCTGTTCGACGAGCCGACTTCGGCGCTCGACCCGGAGATGGTCAAAGAGGTGCTCGACGTGATGAAGGCGCTCGCCCACACCGGGATCACGATGGCGATCGTCACGCACGAGATGGGGTTCGCCCGCGAAGTGGCCAACCGCATCCTGTTCCTCGACGAAGGCCGCCTGGTGGAAGACCGCACGCCGGACGAATTTTTCGCCAATCCGCAAAGCGAACGCGCGAAACAGTTTTTGCAAAAGATGCTGTAA